The following coding sequences lie in one Oryza brachyantha chromosome 10, ObraRS2, whole genome shotgun sequence genomic window:
- the LOC102711567 gene encoding splicing factor 3B subunit 4 has protein sequence MTTRIAPGVGANLLGQHSAERNQDATTYVGNLDPQVSEELLWELFVQAGPVVNVYVPKDRVTNLHQGYGFVEFRSEEDADYAIKILNMIKLYGKPIRVNKASQDKKSLDVGANLFIGNLDPDVDEKLLYDTFSAFGVIVTNPKIMRDPETGNSRGFGFVSYDSFESSDQAIEAMNNQHLCNRPITVSYAYKKDTKGERHGTPAERLLAANNPGSQKNRPHTMFASGPPTQGLANGAPVPRPFSNGTVPAQMQHMRPPPPPMAQFPPMQMNGQPVWSVPQNAQLPPQMPPQMHYRPAVRPPPPNMMPPPPLGMVRPPPPPTSMPAPPMWRPPPPPQQAGGIPPPPMSMPPPPPPPSG, from the exons ATGACGACGCGCATCGCGCCCGGCGTTGGCGCCAACCTGCTCGGGCAGCACTCGGCGGAGCGCAACCAGGACGCCACCACCTACGTCGGCAACCTCGATCCCCAG GTTTCAGAGGAGTTGCTATGGGAATTATTTGTCCAAGCAGGCCCTGTTG ttaatgtCTATGTCCCCAAAGACAGAGTAACAAATCTACACCAGGGCTATGGATTTGTAGAGTTCAGAAGTGAGGAAGACGCAGACTAT GCTATTAAGATATTGAATATGATCAAGCTTTATGGAAAACCAATAAGGGTAAACAAG GCTTCCCAAGACAAGAAGAGCTTAGATGTAGGGGCAAATCTTTTTATTGGCAATCTTGATCCG GATGTTGATGAAAAGCTCCTGTATGATACCTTCAGTGCATTTGGAGTGATTGTGACTAATCCTAAG ATAATGCGAGACCCTGAAACTGGAAATTCACGAGGGTTTGGATTTGTGAGCTATGACTCCTTTGAATCATCTGATCAAGCTATAGAG GCAATGAATAACCAACATCTATGTAACCGGCCAATCACTGTCTCGTATGCCTACAAGAAAGACACAAAAGGAGAACGCCATGGCACACCTGCAG AGAGATTGCTAGCAGCAAATAACCCAGGTTCTCAGAAGAATAGACCGCACACTATGTTTGCAAGTGGTCCGCCCACGCAAGGGCTTGCAAATGGTGCACCTGTGCCTCGACCATTTTCCAATGGGACAGTCCCAGCCCAGATGCAACACAtgcgaccaccaccacctcctatGGCACAATTTCCTCCCATGCAAATGAATGGTCAGCCTGTCTGGTCTGTTCCGCAGAATGCACAGCTACCTCCCCAAATGCCACCGCAAATGCATTACAGGCCAGCAGTGAGGCCACCTCCACCAAACATGATGCCGCCCCCGCCTCTTGGCATGGTAaggcctccaccacctccaacCAGTATGCCAGCTCCACCTATGTGGAGACCACCACCGCCCCCACAACAAGCTGGCGGAATACCTCCACCCCCTATGTctatgccgccgccgccaccaccaccttccgGTTAA